A region from the Drosophila bipectinata strain 14024-0381.07 chromosome 3R, DbipHiC1v2, whole genome shotgun sequence genome encodes:
- the ctrip gene encoding E3 ubiquitin-protein ligase TRIP12 isoform X3 — protein sequence MAESVKSQSLSALTEGQHGTDDGSTSAASLVNNTTTGAATSTNASHSSNRRRNHNNNNNNNNGNSSSNSSGRKGNKNKKRSTATPTTPAVSSSVNALNTYNRRSRSQGRQNASKESVVSKRSTAFRSPSSPAPSSHSATGDQSVSPGSRKRQHQHNTSAASSSNRSNQSAPGGDQLVELSSPLKKRRLQPTSSASSVVSAGAPEAVEEGSAAAPVVAPTAGVTDSTESQTPRQASGGDCVAQRTRSKTVSPEELPSTSSAAAAARLQQNNQLKASPSTSSLPVISSRHKRKASAGSKSLIEATPQRGAGAVRSGRASNLLSYYRKTRKVSHTRSSHKPEKQAAQAEEEEEEASGTATASSSESNLPGSVSGSSSKSSGLGKHKKGLRHLPQHQLDTESATTSEAGAEEQQSEHGNLEVEHQLPAVESALNLPESSANQDSQAEGPTEEQDERDDEEEEDDEDEEEEEEEEVSFFEIVNSADSSYEEDAQIVAEEDEITEEEDVDDEEDEDIEEDEDIEEEEDLSESEFAQQLIGELGGAGPPPALYQQQAPPQLTRYTAAPTAAAATFVPPPQQQQQQQVTYNQQHSSLRRSSRGKTGSCVSSAAAAQQHSTAAAAVQQQQQQQQQQQHQQQQQQQPQLLPPPGTYQYQQVGGNTVVVAVRHQQQLQQQQQQQQQQQLALHQQQQQQHQQQRATLVQPGFLFSYRSNHPQQQPHPHPQQQQPQQIHQGSKVTHSSAASDALAYSLMAQQPPSGPPHAGGQQIPPGANSTNLSIVAAALSAAREVGGGAGGSGGTATASAPGASAAAGGTNSAVGATSSNSSAGQPASNSGSNNVAPAGAASGGAGAGGGATAAGSTNSASQHGGGAGGATAADSESDDSEVGRLQALLEARGLPPHLFGALGPRMTHILHRTIGNSSSSKANQLLQGLQSHDESQQLQAAIEMCQMLVMGNEDTLAGFPIKQVVPALIQLLRMEHNFDIMNNACRALAYMLEALPRSSGTVVEAVPVFLEKLQVIQCMDVAEQSLTALEILSRRHNKAILQANGISACLTYLDFFSIVAQRAALAIAANCCLNMHPEEFHFVSESLPLLARLLSQQDKKCVESVCSAFCRLVESFQHDGQRLQQIASPDLLKNCQQLLLVTPAILNTGTFTAVVRMLSLMCGNCPDLAISLLRNDIAATLLYLLTGNAEPAAASANHVELVSRSPSELYELTCLIGELMPRLPLDGIFAVDALLDRPTLNTQDQVHWQWRDDRGTWHNYSTMDSRLIEAANQSSEDEVSLSTFGRTYTVDFHAMQQINEDSGTTRPVQRRINHNYVAPVSAGQDLSTSAGGSAAASGASTSAAAAAASSNNNNNNNNPPASSSGQQKRRPSLDARIACLKEERGLAADFIKHIFNVLYEVYSSSAGPNVRYKCLRALLRMVYYATPELLRQVLKYQLVSSHIAGMLGSNDLRIVVGALQMAEILMRQLPDVFGTHFRREGVIYQFTQLTDPNNPICANPSPKPLSTTATPTANAGGSQSAPASANSLQVNPFFMDSAPGSSSASTTPSSSKHQSYSVKSFSHAMNALTASAKGTPAGALDVSGTSTPAAAYNYSSSAPSSSTAGAPAFFVAQQGDPRQYVHFQQPAAPPPPPQLELLPTGGGGIQQQAQGPPQQVPPVVYQPQQQPAHLVVASTSSAAASASSSSSSSSSATALQHKMTDMLKRKAPPKRKSQSSGRAKSRQEDAAAAAAGSGAPPASASSAMHELLSRATSLGSGTGGRSTPSSGGGSGSSKSRFNAGNSTNAGSSKSSFLASLNPARWGRQTAHHHQSQQHHGMSKDSGSANASGSGAGLPYTVNQHGAGGSGGLNAAAVAASINKSISHANLLAAANRERARQWVREQAVDFVKRYTEQEARRSKSVSESGGSQSTSTAAAGTAPLSTAGSTNVLERLSSILFKLNGSYHDCLDALLELKTILLESDISPFEVNHSGLIKAMLNYMTSDSGLVERDARLRSFMHVFAGLPLEPLLQNVGQLPTIEPIAFGAFVAKLNGCVTQLEQFPVKVHDFPAGPGGRSNQSALRFFNTHQLKCNLQRHPQCSNLRQWKGGTVKIDPLAMVQAIERYLVVRGYGGIRADSDDDSEEDMDDNVAAVVMTQAGFKHKLQFTIGEHVLPYNMTVYQAVKQFSPLVSEQPETDNESETLLGNASIWVQQHTIYYRPVEEEAAAGAAGASSSSSCSSSGVQKQQSSSSSAASYANASTSCSSSSGVASGGGSSSKKAHKSSSKFMRKKTELWHEGIAPGVISALKPFLSSSLPSDVVTVQDASLDALCMLRVIHALNRHWEHLYGCVVRQNIIPQSEFVHPKITAKANRQLQDPLVIMTGNLPQWLPQIGMACPFLFPFETRHLLFYATSFDRDRALQRLLDTTPDLNAAESSERVAPRLDRRKRAISRAEILKQAEHILQDFGHSKALLEIQYENEVGTGLGPTLEFYALVSAELQRTDLGLWNGSDSYKQNSVTIVDVVKASSAVVHIEDALEATTMDQSPPLVSSTTTTTATTRSSSRSHVLRSGAGQQPPQPVEHSSSSTGANDNALNMIIAQQFSDIIAADAAAAAAAAATDNPSSTTNSTTASVVEQTTTTTQSGTMTTTTTMTSYVHAAHGLFPLPLGKSSKLPQMTKAKSKFKFLGKFMAKAVMDSRMLDLPFSLPFYRWLVNEEHSIGLADLMRVAPEVQNTLVRLQDVVRHREYILADPNIDAMEKTEKIEQLDLDGCPIADLGLDFVLPGHANIELCRGGRDTPVTVHNLHQYISLVTYWFLIEGVQKQFEALREGFDSVFPIQRLRMFYPEELECVFCGSASEQQQPRWDVKMLQDSCRTDHGFHQESQAIQFLYDILASYSRDEQRAFLQFVTGSPRLPTGGFKALTPPLTIVRKTLDGNQNPNDYLPSVMTCVNYLKLPDYSSREVMRQKLKVAANEGSMSFHLS from the exons ATGGCCGAATCCGTTAAAAGTCAATCGCTCTCTGCATTGACGGAGGGGCAGCACGGTACCGACGACGGTAGTACATCAGCGGCGTCCTTAGTTAATAATACTACCACAGGTGCAGCAACATCCACTAACGCAAGTCACTCGTCGAATCGTCGAcgcaaccacaacaacaataacaacaacaacaacggcaatagcagcagcaacagcagcggccGTAAAGGaaacaagaacaagaaacGCAGTACAGCCACCCCCACCACCCCGGCTGTCAGCTCCTCCGTCAACGCCTTGAATACCTACAACCGTCGTTCGCGCAGCCAAGGTCGCCAGAACGCCAGCAAGGAGTCCGTGGTGTCCAAGCGTTCGACCGCCTTTCGATCCCCCTCATCCCCGGCGCCCAGCTCGCACTCGGCCACCGGCGATCAGTCGGTGTCCCCCGGAAGTCGCAAGCGGCAGCATCAGCACAACACCAGCGCCGCTAGCAGCTCCAATCGCAGCAACCAAT cggctcccggtggtgaccagCTGGTGGAGCTCAGCTCGCCGCTGAAGAAGCGTCGCCTCCAGCCGACATCATCCGCCAGCAGCGTGGTATCGGCAGGAGCCCCCGAGGCAGTCGAGGAAGGAAGCGCCGCCGCACCGGTCGTAGCACCAACTGCCGGGGTCACAGATTCCACTGAATCGCAGACGCCGCGCCAGGCATCAGGGGGTGATTGCGTGGCCCAGCGCACCCGCTCCAAGACCGTTTCGCCCGAGGAGCTGCCGAGCACAAGCAGCGCAGCTGCCGCGGCCCGTCTCCAGCAAAACAACCAGCTGAAGGCCAGCCCCAGCACCAGCAGTCTTCCGGTCATAAGCAGCCGTCATAAGCGCAAGGCCAGCGCAGGATCGAAGTCCCTAATCGAGGCGACTCCCCAACGTGGGGCGGGAGCAGTTCGCTCCGGACGCGCCAGCAACTTGCTGAGCTACTACCGCAAGACCCGGAAAGTCAGCCACACACGCTCCTCCCACAAGCCGGAGAAACAGGCCGCccaggcggaggaggaggaggaggaggcgtcTGGCACAGCCACAGCCAGCTCTAGCGAGAGTAATCTGCCAGGATCCGTTTCGGGATCGAGCAGCAAGTCGAGTGGTCTCGGCAAGCACAAGAAGGGCCTGCGCCACTTGCCGCAGCATCAACTGGACACCGAAAGCGCCACCACATCTGAAGCTGGAGCTGAGGAACAGCAGTCGGAGCACGGGAATCTGGAAGTGGAGCATCAGTTGCCGGCCGTAGAGTCGGCGCTCAATCTTCCGGAGTCGTCAGCCAACCAGGACAGCCAGGCGGAGGGCCCAACCGAGGAGCAGGACGAGCGCGACGACGAGGAAGAGGAGGACGACGAAGACGAGgaagaagaggaggaggaagaggtGAGCTTCTTCGAGATTGTTAACTCGGCGGACTCGTCGTACGAGGAGGACGCCCAGATTGTTGCCGAGGAGGACGAGATcaccgaggaggaggacgtTGACGACGAAGAGGACGAGGACATCGAGGAGGACGAGGAtatcgaggaggaggaggatctCTCGGAGAGCGAATTCGCCCAGCAGCTAATCGGTGAACTTGGTG GCGCAGGACCACCGCCGGCGCTCTACCAGCAACAGGCACCGCCGCAGCTGACCCGCTACACGGCAGCACCGACGGCGGCAGCGGCGACATTCGTAccgccgccgcagcagcagcagcagcaacaggttACTTACAATCAACAGCACTCCTCACTGCGACGGAGCTCACGGGGCAAGACGGGTTCTTGTGTGAGTTCGGCGGCAGCGGCACAGCAACATAGcacggctgctgctgctgtacaacagcaacaacaacaacaacagcagcagcagcatcaacagcagcagcaacaacaaccgcaATTGCTGCCGCCGCCCGGTACCTATCAGTACCAACAAGTGGGCGGTAATacagttgttgttgccgtGCGACACCAACAGCagttgcaacagcagcagcagcaacaacaacaacaacaattggccttacaccagcaacagcagcagcagcaccaacagcaacGTGCCACTCTTGTGCAGCCTGGATTCCTGTTCAGCTATCGAAGCAATCATCCGCAACAGCAGCCACATCCCCAtccccaacagcagcagccgcaacaGATCCATCAGGGCAGCAAAGTGACGCATAGCAGTG CAGCTTCGGATGCTTTAGCATATAGTTTGATGGCTCAACAACCGCCAAGTGGACCGCCGCATGCAGGTGGACAGCAAATACCGCCAG GTGCCAACTCAACGAACCTCAGCATCGTAGCGGCCGCACTGAGTGCCGCACGTGAAGTCGGCGGAGGAGCCGGAGGAAGTGGTGGTACAGCGACGGCGTCGGCGCCTGGAGCATCGGCGGCAGCCGGAGGAACCAACAGCGCGGTGGGCGCAacgagcagcaacagcagtgccggccagccagccagcaacagcggcagcaacaaTGTAGCCCCAGCGGGTGCTGCTTCTGgcggagcaggagcaggcgGAGGAGCTACCGCCGCCGGCTCGACAAACAGTGCCAGCCAACATGGCGGAGGAGCAGGAGGTGCGACGGCCGCCGACTCGGAAAGCGATGACAGCGAGGTGGGCCGTCTCCAGGCTCTGCTGGAGGCCCGCGGTCTGCCACCACATCTGTTCGGGGCCCTCGGACCCAGGATGACGCACATCCTCCATCGCACTATTGGAAACAGCAGCAGCTCGAAGGCGAACCAACTACTGCAGGGTCTGCAGTCCCACGACGAGTCCCAACAGCTGCAGGCTGCCATCGAGATGTGCCAGATGCTGGTGATGGGCAACGAGGACACCCTCGCCGGCTTCCCCATCAAACAGGTGGTGCCGGCCCTCATCCAGTTGCTCCGCATGGAGCACAACTTTGACATTATGAACAACGCCTGTCGGGCTCTGGCCTACATGCTGGAAGCCCTGCCCCGCTCCTCGGGGACCGTAGTGGAGGCAGTGCCAGTGTTCTTGGAGAAGCTGCAGGTCATCCAGTGCATGGACGTGGCCGAACAGAGTCTGACTGCGCTGGAGATTCTCTCGCGTCGCCACAACAAGGCCATTCTGCAGGCGAATGGCATCTCGGCCTGCCTCACCTACCTGGACTTCTTTTCGATTGTGGCCCAGCGTGCGGCCCTGGCCATCGCCGCCAACTGCTGCCTCAACATGCACCCGGAGGAGTTCCACTTTGTGTCGGAGAGCCTGCCGCTGCTGGCTCGTCTCCTGTCGCAGCAGGACAAGAAGTGCGTGGAGAGCGTGTGCTCCGCCTTCTGCCGCCTGGTGGAGAGCTTCCAGCACGATGGCCAGCGTCTCCAGCAAATCGCCAGTCCGGACCTCCTCAAAAACTGCCAGCAACTGCTCCTGGTCACTCCGGCCATACTGAACACGGGCACCTTCACTGCCGTGGTTCGAATGCTGAGCCTGATGTGTGGCAACTGCCCAGACCTGGCCATCTCGCTGCTCAGGAACGACATTGCAGCTACGCTGCTATACCTGCTCACAGGAAACGCTGAGCCGGCAGCTGCCAGTGCCAACCACGTGGAGCTGGTTTCGCGCTCGCCCTCGGAACTCTATGAACTGACTTGCCTCATCGGCGAGCTGATGCCCCGTCTGCCCCTGGACGGGATCTTTGCGGTGGACGCCCTGTTGGACAGACCAACCCTCAACACCCAGGACCAGGTGCACTGGCAGTGGCGCGATGACCGCGGCACCTGGCACAACTACTCGACGATGGATTCCCGCCTGATCGAGGCCGCCAACCAGAGCAGCGAGGACGAGGTCAGCCTGAGCACTTTTGGACGCACATACACCGTCGATTTCCACGCCATGCAGCAGATCAACGAGGACTCGGGCACCACACGCCCTGTCCAGCGTCGCATCAACCACAACTATGTGGCTCCTGTGTCGGCAGGCCAGGATCTATCCACATCTGCTGGAGGCTCAGCGGCAGCTAGCGGAGCATCCACATCGGCAGCTGCGGCGGCTGCCTCCTcgaacaataacaacaacaataacaatccACCAGCCAGCAGCAGTGGCCAACAGAAGCGTCGACCCTCATTGGACGCCAGGATTGCTTGTCTGAAG GAGGAACGTGGTCTCGCCGCCGATTTCATAAAACACATCTTCAACGTGCTATACGAAGTGTACAGCTCCTCGGCCGGACCCAATGTACGCTACAAGTGCCTGCGCGCCTTGCTCCGGATGGTCTACTACGCCACCCCGGAGCTGTTGCGCCAAGTGCTCAAGTACCAGCTGGTCTCCAGTCACATTGCCGGAATGCTCGGCAGCAATGACTTGCGTATTGTGGTCGGAGCTCTCCAGATGGCCGAGATTCTGATGCGCCAGCTGCCCGACGTGTTCGGAACCCATTTCCGTCGCGAGGGCGTCATCTACCAGTTCACCCAGCTGACGGATCCCAACAATCCCATCTGCGCCAACCCATCTCCCAAGCCGTTAAGCACCACGGCCACGCCCACAGCCAATGCCGGCGGCTCCCAGAGTGCTCCAGCTTCGGCCAACAGTCTGCAGGTGAATCCATTCTTCATGGACAGCGCCCCAGGATCATCGAGTGCTTCCACGacgcccagcagcagcaagcaCCAGTCGTACAGCGTGAAGAGCTTCTCGCATGCCATGAATGCCCTGACGGCCAGTGCCAAGGGAACTCCGGCTGGAGCCCTGGATGTGTCTGGAACATCTACTCCTGCCGCTGCCTACAACTACAGCAGCTCGGCGCCATCTTCGTCGACGGCGGGAGCTCCTGCCTTCTTCGTGGCCCAGCAGGGAGATCCGCGCCAGTACGTCCACTTCCAGCAGCCAGCGGCTCCACCACCGCCACCTCAACTGGAGCTGCTTCCCACTGGAGGTGGAGGAATTCAGCAGCAGGCCCAGGGTCCGCCCCAGCAGGTGCCCCCGGTCGTTTACCAGCCACAACAGCAGCCGGCTCACTTGGTGGTGGCCTCAACCAGCAGCGCCGCCGCTTCGGCCTCCTCGTCGTCCTCTTCGTCGTCGTCGGCCACGGCTCTTCAGCACAAGATGACGGACATGCTGAAGCGAAAGGCACCGCCCAAGCGCAAATCTCAAAGCAGTGGACGAGCCAAGTCGCGGCAGGAGGATgcggccgcagcagcagctggcTCTGGAGCGCCACCCGCCTCGGCTAGTTCGGCAATGCACGAGCTACTGAGCCGAGCCACAA GTCTTGGAAGCGGCACTGGAGGAAGAAGCACGCCCAGCTCGGGCGGTGGCTCTGGAAGCTCCAAGTCTCGTTTCAACGCCGGAAACTCGACCAACGCGGGATCCAGCAAATCTTCATTTCTGGCTTCGCTTAATCCGGCTCGCTGGGGACGCCAAACGGCTCATCATCACCAGTCGCAGCAGCACCACGGCATGTCAAAGGACTCGGGAAGCGCTAATGCCAGTGGCTCGGGAGCCGGCTTGCCCTACACTGTGAACCAGCACGGCGCCGGAGGAAGCGGAGGACTGAATGCCGCCGCCGTGGCAGCCAGCATCAACAAGAGCATCTCGCACGCCAATCTCCTGGCGGCTGCCAATCGTGAGCGTGCCCGCCAGTGGGTGCGCGAGCAGGCTGTGGACTTTGTGAAGCGCTACACGGAGCAGGAGGCACGCAGGAGTAAGTCTGTGTCTGAGAGCGGGGGAAGCCAGAGCACAAGCACCGCCGCTGCCGGCACCGCACCTCTGTCCACTGCTGGAAGCACCAATGTGCTGGAGCGCCTGTCGAGTATTCTGTTCAAGCTGAACGGCAGCTATCACGACTGCCTGGACGCCCTCCTTGAACTTAAGACTATTCTGCTCGAGAGCGACATCTCCCCGTTCGAAGTCAACCACTCCGGCCTGATCAAGGCCATGCTCAACTATATGACCAGTGACTCGGGTCTGGTGGAGCGGGACGCCCGCCTGCGTAGCTTTATGCACGTCTTCGCCGGCCTTCCGCTGGAACCCTTGCTCCAGAACGTGGGTCAGCTGCCCACCATCGAGCCGATTGCTTTCGGGGCGTTTGTGGCCAAGCTTAATGGCTGCGTCACCCAGTTGGAGCAGTTCCCCGTAAAGGTGCACGACTTCCCGGCAGGACCCGGTGGTCGTTCCAACCAGAGTGCGCTCAGGTTCTTCAACACTCACCAGCTGAAG TGCAACCTTCAGCGTCATCCACAATGCAGCAATCTCCGCCAGTGGAAGGGCGGCACCGTCAAAATCGACCCCCTGGCCATGGTGCAGGCCATCGAGCGCTACCTCGTGGTACGCGGCTATGGAGGTATCCGTGCCGACTCTGACGACGACAGTGAAGAGGATATGGACGATAACGTCGCCGCCGTGGTCATGACCCAGGCTGGCTTCAAGCACAAGCTGCAATTCACGATCGGGGAGCATGTCCTACCCTACAACATGACAGTCTACCAGGCGGTGAAGCAGTTCTCGCCGCTGGTCAGTGAACAGCCGGAGACGGACAACGAGTCGGAGACCCTGTTGGGCAACGCCAGCATCTGGGTGCAGCAGCACACCATTTACTATCGACCCGTGGAGGAGGAGGCCGCTGCTGGAGCCGCCGGAGCCTCCAGCAGCAGCTCGTGCAGCAGCAGTGGCGTGCAAAAGCAGCAGAGCAGCTCTAGCTCGGCGGCAAGCTACGCAAATGCCTCGACCTCGTGCTCTTCCTCCTCGGGAGTGGCCAGTGGCGGAGGATCGTCCTCGAAGAAGGCGCACAAGTCGAGCAGCAAGTTCATGCGCAAGAAGACGGAACTCTGGCACGAGGGCATCGCCCCGGGTGTGATTTCGGCCCTGAAGCCGTTCCTTAGCAGCTCGTTGCCGAGCGATGTGGTGACCGTGCAGGATGCCTCCCTCGACGCCCTGTGCATGCTGCGTGTGATCCACGCCCTTAACCGCCATTGGGAGCATCTGTACGGATGCGTGGTGCGCCAGAACATCATTCCACAATCGGAGTTCGTCCATCCCAAGATCACCGCCAAGGCCAACCGCCAACTGCAAGACCCACTGGTTATCATGACTGGCAACCTGCCGCAGTGGCTGCCCCAGATTGGAATGGCGTGTCCCTTCCTCTTCCCATTCGAGACCCGTCATTTGCTGTTCTACGCCACCAGCTTCGACAGGGACCGTGCCTTGCAACGCCTGCTAGACACTACTCCGGACTTGAACGCAGCGGAGTCGTCTGAGCGCGTGGCACCTCGACTGGATCGCCGCAAGCGGGCCATATCTCGGGCTGAGATCCTCAAGCAGGCGGAACACATCCTGCAAGACTTTGGCCATTCAAAGGCCCTATTGGAAATTCAATATGAGAATGAGGTCGGAACCGGTCTGGGACCTACTTTGGAGTTCTACGCATTGGTCTCTGCTGAGCTGCAGCGTACGGATCTAGGCTTGTGGAACGGAAGCGACAGTTACAAGCAGAACTCTGTAACCATCGTGGATGTAGTGAAGGCAAGCAGCGCCGTGGTGCACATCGAGGACGCCCTCGAGGCCACCACCATGGACCAGAGCCCGCCGCTCGTTAGCagtaccaccaccaccacggcAACCACCCGCTCAAGCAGCCGGTCTCACGTCCTGCGCAGCGGCGCCGGCCAACAGCCACCTCAGCCGGTGGAGCACAGCTCCTCCAGCACTGGCGCAAATGACAACGCTTTAAACATGATCATCGCACAGCAATTTAGTGATATCATCGCTGCggatgcagcagcagcagctgccgctgctgccacTGATAATCCAAGCAGTACCACCAACAGCACCACAGCTAGTGTTGTGGAGCAGACAACCACGACAACTCAATCGGGCACAATgaccaccaccacaaccatGACGAGCTATGTACACGCCGCCCACGGACTGTTCCCACTCCCGCTGGGAAAATCCTCAAAGCTACCCCAGATGACCAAGGCCAAGTCCAAGTTCAAGTTCTTGGGCAAGTTCATGGCCAAGGCTGTGATGGACAGCCGTATG TTGGACTTGCCATTCTCACTACCATTCTATCGCTGGCTAGTCAATGAGGAGCATTCCATTGGCTTGGCTGATCTGATGCGCGTGGCCCCGGAGGTACAAAACACACTTGTACGCCTGCAGGACGTTGTGCGCCATCGCGAGTACATCCTGGCTGATCCAAACATTGACGCCATGGAGAAGACCGAAAAG ATTGAACAGTTGGACTTGGACGGCTGTCCTATTGCCGATCTGGGCCTTGACTTTGTGCTACCTGGTCATGCCAACATTGAGTTGTGCCGTGGAGGCCGCGACACTCCGGTGACTGTGCACAACTTGCACCAATACATCTCACTGGTCACCTATTGGTTCCTAATCGAGGGTGTCCAGAAGCAGTTTGAAGCCCTGCGCGAGG GCTTCGATTCAGTTTTTCCGATCCAACGTCTGCGTATGTTCTATCCGGAGGAGCTGGAGTGTGTGTTCTGCGGCTCTGCCagtgagcagcagcagccgcggtGGGACGTGAAGATGCTGCAGGACAGCTGCCGCACGGACCACGGCTTCCACCAAGAGTCGCAGGCCATACAGTTCCTGTACGACATCCTTGCCTCGTATAGCCGCGATGAGCAGCGCGCATTCTTGCAGTTCGTGACTGGATCACCGCGCCTCCCGACTGGCGGCTTCAAGGCACTGACGCCTCCGCTGACAATCGTGCGGAAAACGCTGGACGGCAACCAGAACCCCAACGACTATCTACCATCTGTGATGACATGCGTCAACTATCTGAAGTTGCCCGACTACTCGAGTCGTGAGGTGATGCGGCAGAAACTAAAAGTGGCCGCCAACGAGGGCAGCATGTCCTTCCATCTCTCCTAA